A window of the Linepithema humile isolate Giens D197 chromosome 4, Lhum_UNIL_v1.0, whole genome shotgun sequence genome harbors these coding sequences:
- the LOC105672531 gene encoding cilia- and flagella-associated protein 206 produces MESLRKELTKRIVNQCKVKETPVTKDLASFLLSLYQLNPTYQIMENDEENNARIIQVVTETLCDQSKSSLVTLKNQLYFVKHYHERDETVKRHRLRLHQKTGPLIAEICETNKLESEKDTEKLYQKVLAVITLLSGLGSPTDSSILREVSVALQSIFQASELAHYVTLPKREKEEQLMELMCIVAGIRLFNRDCQRGGEGIDDLPSILQEALTKTRNSILELLEPLMTKVYKFTAVVENAITRVSTDISDAVCCSTKEAASISDMEEKVKWAIEMLTASRQQEIYIRKLLNDVERSENVVKNLMERLQARLFKLHDTVRYRTAIPTTQVYPQFIDLADIWMSLQDEVIILSSINNFLWELQSLSNKSVNVYDVTKLDDIAEDVDVLTDAERLERSMGNLITECGECLIYYPNVTKDFEKINLEFLGFCAWTFATGKGALIPANPNNGVAKWRGKYYAFKSPDAAVKFGENPDRYVYEVLDFVRNHPEYIHLFQLHEEIEAMQSQEELTEKGLQLKVRHNQKVQTDVHILPPYIDKNYTSSIWELKRKALRLATISRCVTRSTQTFNSHFRYGVYVQAAPSQDKEVQTRRDNYTNTKNLKTFIFGLRGRRDDNQHVISFLEDGLEHL; encoded by the exons ATGGAAAGTCTGCGAAAGGAATTGACAAAAAGAATTGTAAATCAATGTAAAGTGAAAGAAACACCAGTAACTAAGGATTTGGCTTCGTTCTTG cttTCTCTGTATCAATTGAATCCAACATATCAAATAATGGAAAAcgatgaagaaaataatgcgAGGATAATCCAAGTTGTAACGGAGACATTATGTGATCAAAGCAAGTCCAGTTTGGTAACATTGAAAAATCAGCTATATTTCGTCAAGCATTATCATGAAAgag ATGAAACTGTCAAAAGACATCGATTACGACTGCATCAGAAAACTGGACCCCTAATTGCAGAAATTTGTGAAACTAACAAGTTAGAAAGTGAAAAGGATACCGAAAAGCTGTATCAAAAAGTATTGGCAGTCATAACATTGCTCAGTGGTCTGGGAAGTCCAACAGATTCTTCGATTTTAAG AGAAGTCTCGGTGGCGTTGCAAAGCATCTTCCAAGCTTCCGAGTTGGCTCACTATGTAACTTTGCCGAAACGGGAGAAAGAGGAACAATTAATGGAATTAATGTGCATAGTTGCTGGCATTCGTCTATTTAACAGAGACTGTCAACGCGGTGGCGAAGGAATTGACGATC TACCGAGCATTCTGCAAGAAGCTCTAACAAAGACCCGCAACTCCATTCTCGAGCTATTAGAACCATTAATGACTAAGGTGTACAAGTTTACGGCTGTCGTGGAAAACGCGATTACACGCGTATCGACTGACATTTCAGATGCCGTGTGTTGCAGTACGAAAGAAGCAGCATCGATATCCGATATGGAAGAAAAGGTCAAATGGGCCATCGAAATGTTAACGGCTAGTCGTCAGCAAGAGATTTATATCAG AAAACTACTGAATGACGTGGAGCGTAGCGAAAATGtggtaaaaaatttgatggaACGTCTTCAAGCACGACTCTTTAAACTGCATGACACTGTTCGATACAGAACGGCTATCCCCACCACTCAAGTCTAT CCACAATTTATCGATTTAGCGGATATATGGATGAGTTTGCAAGATGAGGTGATCATTTTGAGcagcattaataattttctgtgGGAATTACAAAGTTTGAGTAATAAG TCTGTGAATGTCTACGATGTAACAAAGTTGGATGACATAGCTGAGGACGTGGATGTTCTTACTGATGCTGAAAGATTGGAACGTTCCATGGGCAatttaataa CAGAGTGTGGTGAGTGCTTGATATACTATCCGAACGTCACTAAGGactttgagaaaattaatttggag tttttaGGATTCTGTGCATGGACATTCGCTACAGGCAAAGGTGCTCTAATACCGGCAAATCCAAATAACGGTGTAGCAAAATGGAGAGGGAAATATTATGCCTTTAAATCGCCCGACGCAGCTGTCAAGTTTGGAGAAAATCCCGACAg ATATGTTTATGAAGTGCTCGATTTTGTACGTAATCATCCGGAGTACATCCATCTATTCCAACTGCACGAGGAAATCGAAGCTATGCAAAGCCAAGAAGA GTTGACAGAAAAAGGATTACAGTTGAAAGTTCGTCATAATCAGAAAGTTCAAACGGATGTTCATATACTTCCACcttatatcgataaaaattatacttccAGCATTTGGGAGTTAAAGCGAAAAGCATTACGTCTG GCAACTATAAGTCGGTGCGTTACGCGTAGTACGCAGACATTCAACTCGCACTTTCGATATGGTGTTTACGTGCAAGCGGCTCCGTCTCAGGATAAGGAAGTTCAAACCAGAAGAGATAACTATACAAACACAAAGAATCTCAAGACATTTATATTCGGATTGCGAGGCAGGCGGGATGATAATCAGCATGTTATATCGTTCTTAGAAGACGGACTcgaacatttataa